A genomic window from Desulfobacterales bacterium includes:
- a CDS encoding ATP-dependent 6-phosphofructokinase — MDITDIDINIPTLGESKIPTSIQRGRYGLRSRRFVSEKERVLINADITHLHETIARGITPLSFELAGPRETIYFDPSKLRCAMVTCGGLCPGINDIIRSLVLELFYGYGVRNIYGIRYGLQGFIPSYGHDVIELRPERVVNILEMGGTILGSSRGPQPIEDIVDSLERMNIGILFMIGGDGTLKAATLIAEEITKRGLKISVVGIPKTIDNDIYLVSRSFGFHTAVDVATKAIKAAHAESEGYPNGIGLIKLMGRHSGFIAATATLAQQDVNFTLIPEADFDLEGEKGLLNALEKRLSLRGHAVIVVAEGAGQKFFKDDESQLDESGNIKLKDIGIFLKNTISNYFQKKDIKINIKYIDPSYMIRSLPANANDHVFCSFLGRNAVHAGMAGKTKLLIGRWNEQFVHVPMTAASGKRKQVNPTGRLWDSVLDATGQGLLVNE, encoded by the coding sequence ATGGATATCACCGATATTGACATTAACATTCCCACGCTCGGGGAATCAAAAATCCCCACCTCGATTCAACGGGGGCGATACGGGTTACGGTCCCGCCGTTTTGTGTCCGAAAAAGAAAGAGTGCTCATTAATGCGGATATCACCCATTTACACGAAACCATTGCACGGGGGATAACACCGTTGTCCTTTGAACTGGCTGGTCCCCGAGAAACCATTTATTTTGACCCCAGCAAACTCCGCTGCGCCATGGTGACTTGCGGCGGATTATGCCCGGGCATCAACGATATCATTCGTTCCCTTGTTCTGGAGCTTTTCTATGGATACGGCGTTCGTAATATCTACGGCATTCGCTATGGCCTGCAGGGGTTTATTCCGTCCTACGGGCACGATGTGATCGAACTGCGCCCGGAACGCGTCGTAAACATATTGGAAATGGGCGGAACCATTCTCGGCTCCTCCCGGGGTCCGCAACCGATTGAAGACATCGTCGACAGCCTGGAGCGAATGAATATCGGCATTTTGTTCATGATCGGCGGGGACGGCACGCTCAAGGCCGCTACGCTGATCGCGGAAGAAATTACAAAAAGGGGATTAAAAATCAGCGTCGTGGGTATTCCCAAAACCATCGACAACGATATTTACCTGGTTTCCCGCTCCTTCGGGTTTCATACAGCCGTGGATGTAGCCACGAAAGCCATTAAGGCGGCGCATGCCGAATCGGAAGGCTATCCGAACGGTATCGGATTGATCAAACTCATGGGGCGGCACTCGGGATTTATTGCCGCCACTGCCACGCTCGCGCAACAGGATGTCAATTTCACCCTTATTCCTGAAGCAGATTTTGATTTGGAAGGCGAAAAGGGCTTATTAAACGCGCTTGAAAAACGGCTCAGCCTTCGCGGGCATGCCGTTATCGTCGTGGCGGAAGGGGCCGGTCAAAAATTTTTCAAGGACGATGAAAGCCAATTGGATGAATCCGGCAACATCAAGTTGAAAGATATCGGCATCTTTTTAAAAAATACCATCTCCAACTATTTTCAAAAAAAGGACATCAAAATTAACATCAAATATATAGACCCGAGCTACATGATTCGCAGCCTGCCAGCCAACGCCAATGACCATGTATTTTGCAGTTTCTTGGGCAGGAATGCGGTGCATGCGGGCATGGCCGGAAAAACAAAACTGCTGATCGGGCGATGGAATGAGCAATTCGTGCATGTTCCCATGACCGCGGCAAGCGGCAAACGCAAACAGGTCAATCCCACCGGCAGGTTATGGGACAGCGTGCTGGACGCGACCGGCCAGGGGTTGTTGGTTAATGAGTGA
- a CDS encoding TetR/AcrR family transcriptional regulator — MGVRERKERERERRRQQIIVAAKRVFSEKGFTRARMEDIANEAELAPATLYIYFKNKEELFASFSLTLLQCLSAKLKTIVNDPGMGSEDRLASLRVALYEIYAFDPWGMGSMLQVQSGEIFSNLSDEFLQTFRGLFKRSNLLLKTLFQEGIDTGVFVNKHPMAMVNILWSTLAGVLLMERNRKVLQSEDGGFRDAFNFAFDIIERGLRRTYLQKEVRDKVCCQCALKQDCSGLRELFKTPYPNCAELVAISSANAAIGLIKPADTSTTAHAGCYV, encoded by the coding sequence ATGGGCGTACGGGAAAGAAAAGAAAGAGAACGGGAGCGCCGCAGACAACAGATTATTGTTGCGGCCAAACGTGTTTTTTCCGAAAAAGGCTTCACCAGAGCCAGAATGGAAGATATCGCCAATGAAGCGGAATTGGCGCCAGCCACCCTGTACATCTACTTTAAAAATAAAGAGGAGTTGTTCGCCTCTTTTTCCCTGACCTTGCTGCAATGCCTTTCCGCCAAGCTAAAGACAATTGTTAATGATCCCGGCATGGGATCCGAAGATAGGTTGGCAAGCCTGCGCGTTGCGCTTTACGAAATCTACGCATTCGATCCCTGGGGAATGGGCAGCATGCTTCAGGTGCAGTCCGGTGAGATCTTCAGTAATTTATCGGATGAGTTCCTTCAAACCTTCAGGGGATTGTTCAAACGGTCCAACCTGTTGCTTAAGACGCTCTTTCAGGAGGGAATCGATACGGGTGTGTTTGTGAATAAGCACCCCATGGCCATGGTCAATATTTTATGGTCCACCCTGGCGGGTGTACTGCTCATGGAAAGAAATCGCAAGGTGCTTCAGAGCGAGGATGGCGGATTCAGGGACGCGTTTAACTTCGCTTTTGATATTATTGAGCGCGGTTTGAGGCGGACCTATCTTCAAAAGGAAGTGCGGGACAAGGTTTGTTGTCAGTGCGCCCTGAAGCAGGATTGCAGCGGCTTGCGAGAGCTTTTTAAAACCCCCTATCCCAATTGCGCGGAACTGGTTGCCATTTCGAGCGCCAATGCGGCTATTGGGTTGATAAAGCCTGCTGATACCTCTACGACGGCGCACGCCGGTTGTTATGTATAA
- a CDS encoding beta-ketoacyl-ACP synthase III, which translates to MRAIISAVGHYAPEKRLTNQELEEMVETSDEWITTRSGIKERRILAAGKGTSFMAVKAARAVLSQRGVDADEIDMILVATVTADMMFPATAALVQKKLKATRCWGFDVGAGCSGFLCALSTGAQFIETGKYKKVLVIGADKMSAILNYEDRNSCVLFGDGAGAVLLEPGPSDAPGIEDFLMRMDGEGGKYLYMPAGGSLHPATMETVQDKMHFLVQDGKPVFKAAVNGMVEVAVDILARSNLTAEDLDLLIPHQANLRIIEALAGRLKMPLEKIMVNIEKYGNTTAATIPMAMSEAHGAGRLKKGNRVLLAAFGTGFIWGSMLLTWAMD; encoded by the coding sequence ATGCGGGCGATCATTAGTGCGGTAGGCCATTACGCACCGGAAAAGAGATTGACGAATCAGGAGTTGGAAGAAATGGTGGAGACCAGCGATGAGTGGATTACCACCCGGTCCGGTATCAAGGAAAGGCGAATACTGGCGGCGGGAAAGGGGACGTCTTTCATGGCGGTTAAGGCGGCCCGGGCCGTGCTTTCTCAGCGAGGCGTCGATGCCGACGAAATTGATATGATTCTTGTCGCCACGGTTACCGCGGATATGATGTTTCCCGCCACTGCCGCGCTGGTTCAAAAAAAACTCAAGGCTACCAGGTGCTGGGGCTTTGATGTGGGCGCGGGGTGTTCCGGCTTTCTCTGCGCGCTGTCTACGGGCGCTCAATTTATTGAAACCGGAAAATATAAAAAGGTGCTGGTGATCGGCGCCGACAAAATGAGTGCCATCCTGAATTACGAGGATCGAAATTCATGCGTGCTGTTCGGGGATGGCGCAGGCGCCGTGTTGCTGGAACCCGGCCCGTCGGATGCCCCGGGGATTGAAGATTTTTTGATGCGAATGGATGGCGAAGGGGGTAAATACCTCTATATGCCGGCAGGCGGCAGCCTTCACCCCGCAACGATGGAAACGGTCCAAGACAAAATGCACTTTTTGGTTCAGGACGGCAAACCCGTATTTAAGGCCGCGGTCAACGGCATGGTGGAGGTGGCGGTTGATATTTTAGCGCGCAGCAACCTGACCGCTGAGGACTTGGATCTGCTGATCCCCCATCAGGCCAACCTCAGAATTATTGAGGCGCTGGCCGGCCGCCTGAAGATGCCCCTTGAAAAGATTATGGTCAATATCGAAAAATACGGCAATACGACAGCCGCCACCATTCCCATGGCCATGAGCGAGGCCCATGGCGCCGGGCGGTTGAAAAAGGGGAACCGGGTATTGCTGGCCGCTTTCGGCACCGGATTTATCTGGGGCAGCATGCTGCTCACATGGGCGATGGATTGA
- a CDS encoding GAF and ANTAR domain-containing protein: MLKDAPESYDQFIKALMNISRAITSEMYLEDILKLIVMVTAKVTGVDICSLWLIDESVTPNVIRLKATQAIDPEYLVERVLKMSEGVVGYVVSNKRPLIVPDVLEEPKFKEKEMARRLGLVSMVGVPLEVKGGRVIGALNCFTAQPHTFSETEVNLVQTVANQAAVAILNTELMVKTTVIQEELETRKLVERAKEVLMSKRNKTAEQAFQWLRKRSMDTRKPIRQVAEAILLSEELE; the protein is encoded by the coding sequence ATGTTAAAAGACGCACCCGAATCGTATGACCAATTTATCAAGGCGCTCATGAATATCAGCCGGGCGATTACTTCCGAGATGTATTTGGAAGATATTCTGAAGCTGATTGTCATGGTGACGGCAAAGGTGACGGGGGTGGATATCTGCTCGCTGTGGCTGATCGACGAGAGTGTGACGCCCAATGTGATTCGGCTGAAAGCCACTCAAGCCATCGATCCAGAGTACCTGGTCGAGCGGGTGTTGAAGATGAGCGAGGGGGTGGTCGGTTATGTGGTGTCGAACAAACGGCCGCTCATTGTGCCGGATGTTCTGGAAGAGCCGAAATTCAAGGAAAAGGAGATGGCCAGGCGTCTGGGGCTCGTTTCCATGGTTGGCGTGCCGCTGGAAGTCAAGGGCGGCCGGGTCATCGGCGCACTGAACTGTTTTACGGCACAACCGCATACCTTTTCCGAAACCGAGGTCAACCTCGTTCAAACGGTAGCCAATCAGGCGGCGGTGGCTATTTTAAACACGGAGTTGATGGTCAAGACTACCGTCATTCAAGAAGAGCTGGAAACGAGAAAACTGGTTGAACGCGCCAAGGAAGTTCTGATGAGCAAGCGCAATAAAACAGCCGAACAGGCGTTTCAATGGCTTAGGAAACGAAGCATGGACACCCGAAAACCCATTCGTCAGGTGGCGGAGGCGATTTTGTTGTCCGAGGAACTTGAATAG
- a CDS encoding penicillin-binding protein activator: MGKRACRVVRCVDTVFAVTWRIFLFIALILCGACTKKEIKPVGWDTPDAALYATAERLFDAKSYDEALAAYQSYLVQFPGKPMADAALMKIGRIHSVKGDFREEGLAFQRLFTDYPRSSFAPDAKVAYLIALYKEGDYAAAVDQSQSFLRDALLPKNQKIRILTLIGDIHVATGAVSQATMAYANAYILADVSGQPAIWQRFRNAVGSLNAADIERFLASPPKGTFGGFFLYHLGLGFSEINRDAEGVGVLSAMVTQFPNHALIPNARRLLEMLNEKIGPGKVTIGCLLPLSGSYKAYGQRALKGIELAISQRDETNGRLTFQVIVEDTASDPTRAVEAVRQLCDAGVTAIIGPMLTAFPAAEAAQACGVPLIALTGKDGITDLGDHVFRNFLTPRLQMVSLVSYAVKVLGLKRFAMLYPEEKYGTILMSLFWDAVMDQGAIVTGAEAYRSDAVDFEQPIKKLADLYYKMPKDLKADSAAQPGIMEDEKTAPQAVAGFDAIFIPDAPEKVGMIVSQLAFYDVNKVVLLGTNLWHSDELIKAAKGYVQNAIVPDGFFLESELPQVESFVEAFKSVYGESPGFIEAVAFDTAKLISDLVSQPKNIKSRRAFREAIGAVRDYPGVTGRTSFTGNGDVEKDVFLLRIKGDRFWSVQPMN; the protein is encoded by the coding sequence ATGGGCAAACGCGCTTGCCGGGTGGTCCGGTGCGTTGATACGGTTTTCGCGGTGACGTGGCGAATTTTTCTCTTCATCGCGCTTATTTTATGCGGCGCTTGTACCAAAAAGGAAATCAAACCGGTGGGTTGGGATACACCCGATGCCGCTTTGTACGCAACCGCCGAACGGCTGTTTGACGCAAAATCATATGATGAGGCGCTCGCCGCTTATCAGTCCTATTTGGTTCAGTTTCCGGGCAAGCCCATGGCGGACGCAGCACTGATGAAAATAGGCCGAATCCATTCCGTCAAGGGCGATTTCCGTGAAGAAGGTCTGGCGTTTCAACGGCTCTTCACCGATTATCCGCGCAGTTCGTTCGCCCCTGATGCCAAGGTGGCCTATCTTATCGCACTCTATAAGGAGGGCGATTATGCCGCTGCTGTAGATCAATCGCAATCGTTTTTGCGTGATGCGCTCCTGCCGAAAAATCAAAAAATTAGAATCCTGACCCTGATAGGGGATATTCATGTCGCAACCGGCGCGGTTTCGCAAGCCACAATGGCCTATGCCAACGCCTATATACTGGCCGATGTGTCCGGCCAACCCGCAATTTGGCAGCGTTTTCGAAATGCCGTCGGCTCATTGAATGCCGCAGATATCGAACGGTTCCTGGCTTCGCCGCCGAAGGGAACTTTCGGCGGGTTTTTTTTGTATCATCTTGGCCTGGGGTTTTCTGAAATAAACAGAGACGCAGAGGGTGTTGGTGTTCTTTCCGCGATGGTCACGCAATTTCCGAATCATGCGCTTATCCCGAATGCCCGGCGTTTATTGGAAATGCTGAACGAAAAGATCGGGCCTGGAAAAGTCACCATTGGGTGTCTCCTGCCCTTATCCGGTTCTTACAAAGCCTATGGTCAGCGGGCGTTGAAGGGGATCGAACTCGCCATCAGTCAACGAGATGAAACAAATGGAAGATTGACGTTTCAAGTGATAGTCGAGGATACGGCCTCTGATCCGACACGCGCGGTGGAGGCGGTCCGTCAACTGTGTGATGCCGGGGTGACGGCCATCATCGGGCCGATGCTGACCGCTTTTCCGGCCGCGGAAGCAGCGCAAGCATGCGGTGTTCCCCTCATTGCCTTGACCGGAAAGGACGGTATTACGGATTTGGGAGACCATGTTTTTAGAAACTTTCTGACGCCCCGCCTACAGATGGTTTCTCTGGTGTCTTACGCCGTCAAGGTGTTGGGGCTTAAACGATTTGCCATGTTATATCCCGAAGAAAAATACGGCACCATCCTGATGAGCCTGTTTTGGGATGCTGTGATGGATCAGGGCGCCATTGTAACGGGAGCCGAGGCGTATCGGTCTGACGCAGTTGATTTTGAGCAACCCATCAAAAAGCTTGCTGATCTGTACTACAAGATGCCGAAGGATTTAAAGGCCGATTCAGCTGCGCAACCGGGCATAATGGAAGACGAAAAAACTGCGCCTCAAGCGGTTGCCGGTTTTGATGCGATATTTATTCCGGATGCCCCCGAAAAAGTGGGAATGATCGTTTCTCAGCTTGCCTTTTATGATGTGAACAAGGTGGTGCTTCTGGGAACGAATTTATGGCATTCCGATGAACTCATCAAAGCCGCCAAGGGATATGTGCAAAACGCCATTGTCCCGGACGGATTCTTTCTTGAAAGCGAACTGCCGCAAGTCGAGTCATTTGTAGAAGCGTTCAAGAGCGTTTACGGAGAGTCGCCCGGATTTATCGAAGCCGTTGCCTTTGATACCGCCAAGCTGATATCAGATCTTGTTTCACAGCCGAAAAATATCAAGTCTCGCCGTGCATTTCGGGAGGCTATCGGCGCGGTTCGAGATTACCCCGGAGTTACCGGGCGAACCTCTTTTACGGGAAACGGCGATGTGGAAAAAGACGTATTCCTTTTAAGAATCAAAGGCGATCGCTTCTGGTCGGTTCAACCTATGAATTAA
- a CDS encoding glycosyltransferase N-terminal domain-containing protein — MNLAYGAYAVLSSGLFVSAFPLYCLYAKWSRQPRRQMSQRLGIYGAHARAISGTPRIWIHAVSVGEVTVAGAIIQALKKRMPHCVIILSTTTAHGQAVAVEKLAAQAVCLYAPIDFILSVQNALSVLKPDILVCLETEIWPNWLMAAHRMGIKTALINGRLSVRSIKRYRKIRPLMKEIFTTLDAFSMIHAEDAKRIQQLGAPLQNISVGGNAKYDLLRAATETATADAMKKLYRVTPDQPVLVAGSTRGAEGDLVLAVFQKIIAQFPQALLIIAPRHLKRVPEISERARHLGFSCQLRTRLNETNAPRTASVVIIDTIGELQAIYGIASVVFCGGSLVPLGGQNILEAAVWGKPVIYGPSMDDFRDARELLESTGGGIQVANEVELAEKVADYFSRPDMAAGIGFRAKQAVLSQSGAADRHAAVIYRLLSNS, encoded by the coding sequence TTGAATCTTGCCTATGGTGCTTATGCCGTTCTGAGTTCCGGCCTTTTTGTGTCGGCATTCCCATTATATTGCCTCTATGCAAAATGGTCGCGTCAACCGCGGCGGCAAATGTCCCAGCGGTTGGGGATTTATGGCGCACACGCCCGAGCGATAAGCGGCACTCCCCGTATCTGGATACACGCGGTGTCGGTTGGCGAGGTCACGGTCGCGGGCGCCATCATTCAGGCATTGAAAAAGAGGATGCCCCATTGCGTTATTATTCTTTCCACGACGACGGCGCACGGGCAGGCCGTGGCCGTGGAGAAGCTTGCGGCGCAGGCCGTGTGCCTCTACGCGCCCATTGATTTTATTCTCTCCGTTCAAAACGCCCTTAGCGTGCTTAAACCCGATATTCTCGTCTGCCTTGAAACGGAGATTTGGCCCAATTGGTTAATGGCCGCGCATCGAATGGGGATTAAAACGGCCCTGATAAACGGCAGATTGTCCGTTCGCTCCATTAAGCGATACCGGAAAATTCGTCCGCTGATGAAAGAGATATTCACCACGCTGGACGCGTTTAGCATGATTCACGCAGAAGATGCCAAGCGCATTCAACAGCTCGGTGCGCCGTTGCAAAACATATCGGTGGGTGGCAATGCCAAATATGATCTCTTGCGTGCCGCTACAGAAACGGCGACCGCCGATGCCATGAAAAAACTGTATCGGGTCACGCCGGACCAGCCGGTTTTGGTGGCGGGTAGCACCCGGGGCGCTGAAGGTGATCTTGTTTTGGCGGTGTTTCAAAAAATCATTGCGCAGTTTCCACAGGCGTTGCTCATCATTGCGCCCAGACATTTGAAACGCGTTCCGGAAATCAGTGAGCGCGCGCGTCATCTCGGCTTTTCCTGCCAGCTGCGAACCCGACTTAATGAAACGAACGCACCGAGAACGGCGTCGGTGGTGATCATCGATACCATCGGAGAGTTGCAGGCCATCTATGGTATTGCCTCGGTTGTTTTTTGCGGGGGGAGTCTGGTGCCGTTGGGCGGGCAGAATATTCTGGAGGCGGCTGTTTGGGGAAAACCGGTTATCTACGGTCCGTCCATGGACGATTTTCGCGATGCGCGGGAATTGCTTGAAAGTACCGGCGGGGGCATTCAGGTGGCAAATGAAGTCGAGCTGGCTGAGAAAGTGGCTGATTATTTTTCGCGACCGGATATGGCGGCAGGAATCGGTTTTCGAGCAAAGCAAGCGGTTTTGTCCCAAAGTGGTGCCGCCGACCGGCATGCGGCCGTGATTTATCGACTGCTTTCCAACTCATAG
- a CDS encoding sigma 54-interacting transcriptional regulator, whose amino-acid sequence MDVDEKTFFKEATLRICGSLEIEKALWNCLQYVKDIIPACRMSLNLLDINLGLIETIAIATHDISEAVSIKTPVSPETHKRMVKHWPLAHVRIFSPMGNYQSALENTMPSEMIHHHCVVLDLWLEGKFIGMLTVIFNPENTPLQHHIDLLSLLNEPFAIALSNCVRYRKLQDYKDILSEEKQYLREELRRLSGEDIIGADFGLKQVMYMVRQVASLDSPVLLLGETGSGKEVIASAIHSMSSRSEGAFIRVNCGAIPETLIDSELFGHEKGAFTGALSQRRGHFERAHKGTIFLDEIGELPLEAQVRILRVLQEKEIERVGGSETIHVDIRVIAATHRDLERMIKQGRFREDLFFRLKVFPIIIPPLRDRITDIPALVQHFIHKKAAEMKIGEVPSLAPGEIHKLIAYDWPGNVRELENAVERSLILNRSEPLTFPDIGTKNEPPPAATIDPAEPAFLNLDQVMAQHIKKALAIAEGKVEGKNGAAELLAINPRTLRHRMRKLGVPFGRKSD is encoded by the coding sequence GTGGACGTGGACGAAAAAACCTTTTTTAAAGAGGCAACACTGAGAATCTGTGGCAGCCTGGAGATTGAAAAGGCGTTGTGGAACTGTCTTCAGTATGTGAAAGATATCATACCGGCGTGCAGAATGAGCTTGAACCTGCTGGACATCAACCTCGGCCTAATTGAAACCATCGCCATCGCAACTCATGACATTAGCGAGGCGGTGTCCATCAAAACCCCCGTATCTCCGGAAACACACAAACGGATGGTTAAACATTGGCCGCTAGCCCATGTCCGAATATTCAGCCCCATGGGCAATTACCAGTCGGCGCTTGAAAACACGATGCCATCTGAAATGATTCACCATCATTGCGTGGTGCTTGACCTCTGGCTGGAAGGCAAGTTCATCGGCATGCTCACCGTGATTTTTAATCCGGAAAACACCCCCCTGCAACACCACATCGATCTGCTGAGCCTGCTCAACGAGCCCTTTGCCATTGCACTGTCCAACTGCGTCCGATACCGCAAGCTTCAAGACTATAAAGATATTTTATCAGAAGAAAAACAATATCTTAGAGAAGAGCTGCGCCGGTTGTCCGGTGAGGATATCATCGGCGCAGATTTCGGATTGAAGCAGGTTATGTACATGGTCCGGCAAGTGGCGAGTCTGGACAGCCCGGTTCTGCTTCTCGGGGAAACCGGCTCCGGCAAGGAAGTAATCGCCAGCGCCATTCACAGCATGTCCTCTCGCAGTGAAGGGGCTTTTATTCGTGTCAATTGCGGCGCGATCCCTGAAACCCTGATCGACAGCGAACTTTTCGGGCATGAAAAGGGCGCCTTTACCGGCGCGCTGTCCCAACGCCGTGGGCATTTCGAACGGGCGCATAAAGGCACCATTTTTCTTGATGAAATCGGTGAGCTGCCCCTTGAAGCCCAGGTCCGCATTTTGCGTGTGCTTCAGGAAAAGGAGATCGAACGCGTCGGCGGCTCGGAAACCATTCATGTGGACATTCGGGTAATCGCGGCCACGCACCGGGATCTGGAACGAATGATCAAGCAGGGAAGGTTCAGGGAAGATCTTTTTTTCAGGCTGAAGGTCTTTCCCATTATCATTCCGCCACTTCGAGACCGGATAACGGATATTCCGGCGTTGGTTCAGCATTTTATTCATAAAAAGGCGGCCGAGATGAAAATCGGGGAGGTGCCCTCCCTGGCGCCCGGTGAAATTCACAAGCTGATCGCCTACGATTGGCCGGGCAATGTCAGGGAGCTTGAAAACGCGGTGGAGCGCTCCCTGATCCTAAACCGGTCCGAGCCGCTGACCTTTCCAGATATCGGAACAAAAAATGAGCCGCCGCCCGCCGCAACCATCGATCCGGCTGAACCGGCGTTCCTCAACCTGGATCAAGTTATGGCCCAACACATAAAAAAAGCCCTCGCCATCGCCGAGGGCAAGGTCGAGGGCAAAAACGGCGCAGCGGAACTTCTAGCCATCAATCCGAGAACGCTCCGACACCGCATGCGAAAACTCGGTGTCCCCTTCGGCAGAAAAAGCGACTAA
- a CDS encoding KpsF/GutQ family sugar-phosphate isomerase translates to MEQDSRIIQEAKEVLRIEAEGILELIDRIDGHFADMVELVYRCAGRVIVAGIGKSGIVGRKIVATLNSTGTRALFLHPVEAMHGDLGMVSKHDVFLALSNSGETDELNLLIPSIKSLGCKVVAMTANPASSLANHSDIVVNVGVKKEACPLGLAPTASTTALLAMGDALAVVLINKNAFKSSDFKKFHPGGLLGQRLARCIKDLMLTGSSIPAIPVHATMANALEEINRLEMGVTIVLSEANTLAGIITDGDIRRLLIRRPDVLSLPVKDVMTRNPLSLGPDTPAFDALNLMEKHQITVLPIINDTGEVQGILHLHDILGKGQFKFNGC, encoded by the coding sequence ATGGAACAAGATTCCCGGATCATTCAGGAAGCAAAGGAAGTTCTTCGAATCGAAGCGGAAGGCATCCTTGAGCTGATTGATCGCATTGACGGGCATTTCGCGGACATGGTGGAATTGGTCTACCGATGCGCCGGCCGGGTGATTGTGGCGGGCATAGGCAAATCCGGCATTGTCGGCAGAAAAATCGTGGCCACCCTCAACAGTACGGGCACGCGTGCCCTGTTTTTGCACCCCGTGGAGGCCATGCATGGAGACCTGGGCATGGTGTCCAAACACGATGTATTTTTAGCGCTGTCCAACAGCGGCGAGACCGATGAATTAAACCTGTTGATTCCAAGTATTAAAAGCCTGGGGTGCAAGGTTGTGGCGATGACGGCAAACCCCGCTTCCTCCCTCGCAAACCACAGTGATATTGTGGTGAATGTGGGCGTCAAAAAAGAAGCTTGTCCCCTGGGGCTTGCGCCGACGGCCAGCACAACCGCGCTGCTGGCAATGGGAGATGCGCTGGCTGTTGTCCTGATTAACAAAAATGCATTTAAATCAAGTGATTTTAAGAAATTTCACCCTGGCGGATTGTTGGGGCAACGGCTGGCCCGCTGCATCAAGGATTTAATGCTGACAGGTTCATCAATCCCCGCCATACCGGTGCATGCGACCATGGCGAACGCGCTTGAAGAAATCAACCGCCTGGAAATGGGGGTCACCATCGTCCTCTCGGAAGCTAATACGCTTGCCGGCATCATCACAGACGGGGATATTCGGCGGCTGCTTATCCGCCGGCCCGATGTTCTCTCCTTGCCAGTCAAGGATGTCATGACCCGGAACCCGCTGTCACTCGGGCCGGATACACCGGCGTTTGATGCACTTAACCTTATGGAAAAGCACCAAATCACCGTCCTTCCGATTATCAATGACACCGGAGAAGTGCAAGGCATACTGCATCTGCATGACATTCTCGGCAAGGGGCAATTCAAGTTCAACGGCTGTTGA